A stretch of DNA from Strigops habroptila isolate Jane chromosome 1, bStrHab1.2.pri, whole genome shotgun sequence:
TAATCTCATTAGATCTGCACACTGATAAAGGataaaagaaatctaaaagaGGGTAAGTTTCCAGGCACTGATAAATTTTATTTAGCCTATTAGGTTAcataagaataaagaaaacactgttctgAATGGGTGAAACAACTTGTCACACTAAAGAATTTAGAAGTTGGTCTCATCATCTATCCAGTGCTGCATAACCACCAAGAGGAAAATCACTTCACATAGAAGAAGGAGGCACTGTGAGAAGTCTTTCCAAAAGTTCACTGACTTTAACATCTGTATTTCTtacttctatttaaaataacatttataaacTCTAGAACTGTTTCCAAATCACTGTACTGGACTGGTACGAAACCTATTCTGAGAGACCGTGTAAGGAAAGGAgtatttgcagtgttttctgtatCTAGCGCAAGTGACACAATGAATATTCTACCATTCTGCACTCCTATCGTATTGCTCAGAGAGCAATATAAtaaattaggaaaacaaaaccaaaacagttacAGTTGAACTACGTAGGCATTCAACTGGTATGAAAAAAGCTCACAACTCCAGGCTTTGGAGAAGAGAGACAAATAATGCTACAGCACTAATGATTAAGCATACCTTTAATACAGCTGAATAACAAGTGGCCAAATGCCCCTTAGAACTCCTAGAAAATAGCTagacattttgtttcttatatCCTTCTGCTGGAGTTGATCTTAAAATATGCACAAACCTTATGAGATATGCAAAAAGACTGTATTatactgaaagaataaaaaatgccTACATATTCTAAGCAGAAGACTGACAGTTTGAATGTGATACATACGCTGCAAAGTTCAGCAAACACACCAGTATGTAAGCAAATATCTTACTGAATATTAATCAATTTTATCAACTACTGTATGAAGTGACGAAATCATGACTAATCACAACAAAGAAACATTATGTTTCTATCTGAAAACAGTGCTAACACAGTCCCCTGTTATGCATGAACTATCTCAGAGGTGACAGCACTTAACTCACAACAAAACATCAACTTCAAACTGGCTTCATATGACTGCACAAACATACCAAGGCACAGCCTGCCACTATAAACCTACTCCaatccaaaacaaaatcagCTCTTTTCAGTTTAGCAGTATATCTGAATGCATTTGGTGCATTTCTAGATCCTTGCAACTACTAGTAAAAGTGGCAGATTCAAAAGTGAACTCAGAGACACAGCTCCACAGGCATATGCatagagaaaaagggaaagtcACAACATGCTGTAAACATCTGAAAACTCAAGGATAAAGCATAGGTCCCCAAAAATTATGAGGTGCAGACATCATATTTTTCAAGTTCttaggaaaacagaatattctgaaaatactattaaaaataaagtttgatAGAACTATCAGCTCTTCCTTTCACTCTTGTATCTTTAAATCTTGAATCTTTAATCCCAAAACACTGTATTATTCAGAGTGAAATTCCATTAAACATACTGTTGCTATATATTCAACTACTGTCTGAAAATGTCCcataaaaatagtattttctgtatttttacttccaagaagatttttttcataaaacctttttttccttttaaaccgTAAGTTTTCACAAAGCAACTCTGAATAATTAGAATCAGCCACATAGACTTCAACTTAAGCAAGTATACCAGGCAAGAGAAAGCATATAGATATTCAAGAAAATAAGTGAAGTTTGAATGTGAGATTTTTACTGGATCTATGGTCAGAGTTAATAATGCACATCCCTCTATTCAAGATATTCAAAACATCTATGTGCGTATGTATTGTATCGTACGTACTATACCTAGCTGTGTATGGTGTATCTACTTGGTCATCTAAAGCAATGTTTACTgtgttcctttttattctttcccttctcctcctacTTTTTGAGGAAGATGGGGtgcaaaatttaaaatcagCATATGAAAGTAAACAGATTTAACCTCTTCTGTGTTACCATAATACTAAAATAACACCAAGAAGACTGACAAGATGGCACTTTCCATTCATATGAACTGCAACAAGGGTGGCAAGGAGggaagtgcttttaaaaagcaattataTGCTACGCTTAATAATTGCGCTTACAGATTATATGGTCACATAATTGTGTCATTGAAAAGTACCTTTCAAAGTTTCACACAAACTCCCTCAGGTCTGGTAACAGCCATCACTGGCTGCCCCTGGGAATGGCATTTACAATAAGCTCTATCTGTCAGAGACACGCTTCCTGTACCTTTCATCTTCGTTTCTTACCAATTCTTATctcaaaaagcacaaaaaaagaaagcccagGGTCTGGACGCTCTTAATTCACAAACTCTGACTAAACCAACGCGACTTTTTCTTAACTGTGAAAGCAATGAACCCTCAAAACCACCAAGCAAGTTTCGCGAGTTACTTCCCCTCACCATTAAGGACTTATCTACTTTCCCAGAACACCTGGTGTGATCCAAAAGGACATTATTTGCGGAAGAACCCGTCAGAGCCAGGACAGAGAGTTCCTCTCTCTTGAGCCTAACACCTCGGGGCAGTGCTTCTCCCCCGGCCCGGGCCTGCAGCGCCGGCCAGCACACGTACcgcctccctccttccctccgcGGCAGCATTCCTCGGGCACTCCCGGAAGCACCGGTGCCCCTCGGCACGGCTGTGAGGCGCTGCCAGAGGCAGCGGGGCGCGCAAGCAGCACCCCGGGCTCAGCCCCTTTAAGCAGCGCCGCGCCGTTGTTAGGCAACGGCCGCACAAACAAACTGCTCCCGCCGGAAGGCCCTGCGGACTCCGCTGCCTCCGCGGGGAGGCCCAGGCCCGACACCGCGGCCCGGGCCCCGGCCGGCGctcccccgccccggcccgctCCCTCCACCGCGCCCCCCCCCGCGCGGGGCCCGTCGCGCTCCCCGGCGAGCCGCCCTCGTCCCGGCCGCTGCCCGCTCCGGGCTGTGACGAAGGCGGCCACTCGGCCCCCGTCTCCGTGTGGCGGGGCCGACAGGCCGGGCTGCGGGGTTGCGTTCCCGGGCGCTGTCCCGGTCCCCGCTCTCCGCTCACCGGCGGCCGCAGCTCTCCGCGTCCCGCGCGTTGCCGCTTCCCCGGAAACCGGCGGGAGCGCCGAGCAGCGCCCCCTACTGGGGGCCCCTTGTATCTCGCCGCCTCCCCGGGCGAGAGCAGGGCAGCCCCGGCGCGGCTTTAACCGGTGAACG
This window harbors:
- the LOC115619068 gene encoding translation initiation factor IF-2-like, with product MAARRSGPGPGPGQPHRRTEPPPEPSEAGGVPGEVCVLRPRRRPAKGGVPGSNPSIEGRPPPPPTLHPAPVHRLKPRRGCPALARGGGEIQGAPSRGRCSALPPVSGEAATRGTRRAAAAGERRAGTGTAPGNATPQPGLSAPPHGDGGRVAAFVTARSGQRPGRGRLAGERDGPRAGGGAVEGAGRGGGAPAGARAAVSGLGLPAEAAESAGPSGGSSLFVRPLPNNGAALLKGAEPGVLLARPAASGSASQPCRGAPVLPGVPEECCRGGKEGGGTCAGRRCRPGPGEKHCPEVLGSRERNSLSWL